The Anaeromyxobacter sp. Fw109-5 genomic interval GCCGAGCTTGTTGGCCGCGTCGAGCAGCTTGCCCTCGAGCTCCGTGTCGCGGAACGCCACGCCGTGCTCGTTGCCCTTCGTCGGCAGCCCGTCGTAGTAGCGCGTCGAGGCGAGCTTCACCGTCTTCACGCACTGGTCGGCGGAGGTGCCGCCGACGACCACCGCGATGTGGTACGGCGGGCAGGCGGCCGTGCCGAGGTGGCGCATCTTGTCGACGAGGAACTTCTCCAGCTTCTCGGGCGTGAGGAGCGCCTTCGTCTCCTGCCAGAGCTGGGTCTTGTTGGCGGAGCCGCCGCCCTTGGTGATGAAGAGGAACTTGTACTCGGCGCCCTCGGTCGCGAAGAGGTCGATCTGGGCGGGCAGGTTCGTGCCCGTGTTGACCTCCTGGTACATGTCGAGCGCGGCGGTCTGCGAGTAGCGGAGGTTCTCGCCGACGTACGTCGCGTAGACGCCCTTCGAGAGCCACTCCTCGTCCTTCGCGCCCGTCCAGACCTGCTGCCCCTTCTTCGCGATGATCGTCGCGGTGCCGGTGTCCTGGCAGATGGGCAGCTCGCCGCGCGCGGCGATCTCGGCGTTGCGCAGGAACGCGAGCGCGACGCCCTTGTCGTTCTGCGACGCCTCGGGGTCGCCGAGGATCTTCGCGACCTGCTCGTTGTGCGAGGGGCGCAGGAAGAACGAGACCTCGCGGATCGCCTCGCGCGCGAGCCGCTCGAGCGCGGACGGCTCGACCTTGAGGACCTCCTTGCCGTCGAACGTCGTCACCGACACGCCGTCGCGCGTCAGCAGCCGGTACTTCGTGTCGTCCTTCGCGAGGGGAAACGGATCCTGGTACTGGAACGCGGGGGTCGCCATCGCCGTTTGTCTCCGGGGGCTGCGGCGTAAGTGCCTGGGGGCAAAAGAGAACCACAGTCCCAGGGGCGTGTCGACGCCGGTGGGGCCGGGCGCAGGGCGCGCAAGCGGACGGCTCGGGTCCAGAACTCGCGCGGCGAGCGGCCGGCGCGGCGAGTCAGCGCGGGGTTCGGCGGGCCGCCACGAAGCCGGCCGTCACGACGTCCATCGAGGTCGTGTGCGCCACGAACCAGCGGGGCACCGAGTCGATCAGGTACCGGCGCAGCCGCTTCGTGTCCCCCCGCTCCCGGAACGCCTTCGCCTCGGCGTCCATCTCGGCGAGGACGCGGTCGTGCTCCATCTTGTGCGGCAGGTAGGCGGGGAAGGCGGCCTCGCGCATCACCGACTCCTCGTGCAGGAAGTGCTCGCGCGTCTTGACCGCGAGCACCGCGAGGCGCTGCAGGATCTCGTCGGTCGTCCCGCTCCCCTGCCCGTGCGCCTCGAGCGCCTGCCCGAGCTCCTCGAGGAGGCGGAACTCCTCGGCGTGGTCGCGGTTCATGAAGGCGAGCGGCAGGTCCGGGAGCTGGCTCGAATCGACGTAGGGCATCGAGGATGAGTCCCTTGCGGGGGAGCGGGCCGCCCGGGTCTATAACCCCGGTCCCGGAAGTCCGCCGTCACCGGGCGGGGAGAGACCGGCCCCCCGGCCGGGCGGGCGTCGCCCCGGCACCGTCCTGGGCGCCGGGGCGACGCCGTCTCGCCGAGGCCGTC includes:
- a CDS encoding fumarate hydratase, producing MATPAFQYQDPFPLAKDDTKYRLLTRDGVSVTTFDGKEVLKVEPSALERLAREAIREVSFFLRPSHNEQVAKILGDPEASQNDKGVALAFLRNAEIAARGELPICQDTGTATIIAKKGQQVWTGAKDEEWLSKGVYATYVGENLRYSQTAALDMYQEVNTGTNLPAQIDLFATEGAEYKFLFITKGGGSANKTQLWQETKALLTPEKLEKFLVDKMRHLGTAACPPYHIAVVVGGTSADQCVKTVKLASTRYYDGLPTKGNEHGVAFRDTELEGKLLDAANKLGIGAQFGGKYFAHDVRVVRLPRHGASCPVAMAVSCSADRNVKAKINKEGIWIEELDHAPERLIPLEYKKGKHEHGVKVDLNRPMREVLAELTKYPVSTPLLLNGTLVVARDIAHAKFKELIDQGKGVPDYLKNHPVYYAGPAKTPKGKPSGSFGPTTAGRMDSYVDLLQSHGASMVMIAKGNRSQQVTDACKKHGGFYLGSIGGPAAVLAEENIKKVECIDFPELGMEAVWKIEVENFPAFILVDDKGNDFFKKLGC
- a CDS encoding bacteriohemerythrin, producing MPYVDSSQLPDLPLAFMNRDHAEEFRLLEELGQALEAHGQGSGTTDEILQRLAVLAVKTREHFLHEESVMREAAFPAYLPHKMEHDRVLAEMDAEAKAFRERGDTKRLRRYLIDSVPRWFVAHTTSMDVVTAGFVAARRTPR